One Tunturibacter gelidoferens genomic region harbors:
- the cobA gene encoding uroporphyrinogen-III C-methyltransferase: MNVAAQPGTVYLAGAGPGDPNLLTLRVLRLLETADLILPDDLVSAEILSLAHARAEVIPVGKRCGQPRITQAEIHVLMLEAARSGRSVLRLKSGDPLIFGRAGEEIGALRGAKIPFEIVPGITTAFAAAARLKTPLTDRSAASKLILATAHHAAEKLELTPKWAGALPEDATLVIYMPGRRFRALAEDLISSGIAGETPCVAISKATTLDEHVYSTTLARLDDGAVGPAPVILLIGNAIQVP; this comes from the coding sequence GTGAATGTTGCTGCCCAGCCTGGAACCGTCTACTTAGCAGGTGCAGGACCCGGTGATCCGAACCTGCTTACACTTCGGGTCCTTCGGCTGCTTGAAACCGCAGATCTGATACTGCCTGACGATCTAGTCTCTGCTGAGATCTTGTCCCTGGCTCATGCGCGGGCTGAGGTTATACCGGTCGGGAAGCGGTGCGGGCAGCCGCGTATTACGCAGGCTGAGATTCACGTTCTTATGCTGGAAGCGGCGCGGAGTGGCAGGTCCGTGCTGCGACTCAAGTCAGGGGATCCGCTGATCTTCGGGCGGGCGGGTGAGGAGATTGGTGCGCTGCGTGGGGCGAAGATTCCGTTCGAGATCGTCCCCGGCATTACGACTGCGTTTGCTGCTGCCGCAAGGCTAAAGACGCCGTTGACGGATCGTAGCGCAGCTTCAAAGTTGATTCTAGCTACGGCGCACCATGCAGCGGAGAAGTTGGAGTTGACGCCGAAGTGGGCGGGAGCTCTCCCTGAGGACGCTACTTTGGTGATCTATATGCCGGGCCGCAGATTTCGCGCGTTGGCTGAGGATCTTATCTCCTCCGGGATCGCTGGCGAGACACCGTGTGTTGCGATCAGCAAGGCGACCACTCTCGATGAGCATGTTTACAGTACGACCCTTGCCCGACTCGACGATGGGGCTGTTGGTCCAGCGCCGGTAATCCTGCTGATTGGCAATGCCATTCAGGTACCGTAG
- a CDS encoding precorrin-2 dehydrogenase/sirohydrochlorin ferrochelatase family protein, with protein MDLFPIFLKIAARPCVVVGAGNLAEAKIDSLLAAHAKVTVIAPGARPRVVEMAAAGEIEWLRRDYIAGDLSGQFLVVAATDNPAVNRAVFEEAIENDILCNAVDDPPFCDFYFPSVVRRGDLQIAISTAGASPALAQRLRKEINAQLPLDVGDWLTDLGNLRREVTQVEPLNEERKLLLHQLAQREVCGYEACPSRLIAREHALKNPLPEKKS; from the coding sequence ATGGATCTTTTTCCTATCTTTCTGAAGATTGCTGCCCGGCCGTGCGTCGTGGTTGGGGCCGGAAATCTTGCTGAAGCCAAGATCGACTCACTGCTGGCAGCTCACGCCAAGGTGACGGTGATTGCGCCGGGAGCCCGTCCTCGCGTCGTTGAGATGGCGGCAGCAGGCGAGATCGAATGGCTGCGCCGAGATTACATTGCAGGCGACCTATCGGGGCAGTTCCTTGTGGTCGCCGCGACCGATAATCCTGCGGTAAACAGAGCTGTCTTTGAGGAGGCGATCGAGAACGACATCCTCTGCAACGCAGTGGACGATCCACCGTTCTGCGATTTTTATTTTCCTTCTGTGGTGCGGCGAGGCGATCTGCAAATCGCTATTTCGACCGCCGGGGCGAGTCCCGCGCTGGCCCAGAGGCTGCGCAAAGAGATCAATGCGCAACTACCGCTCGACGTTGGCGACTGGCTTACCGACCTCGGTAATCTGCGGCGCGAGGTGACACAGGTAGAGCCGCTAAATGAAGAACGGAAGTTGCTGCTTCACCAACTCGCGCAGCGTGAGGTATGCGGTTATGAGGCCTGCCCGTCTCGTTTGATTGCCCGCGAACATGCTTTGAAGAATCCATTACCTGAGAAGAAATCGTGA
- a CDS encoding phenylalanine 4-monooxygenase: protein MGIATSTLNLAQGKLNVAAPYLIEQTWAGYTPEQHAVWSELVTRRMPQLREHACQEYLDGFQQIGLREDQLPNLSEVSALLQPRTGWQSTPVSGFLPAAAFFEMLAARMFPTTTWLRSRDSMEYTPEPDIFHDVFGHVPMHAHPVFADFLEHYGKVCARLTDPQALERMGRLFWFTVEFGLIRQNGEIKVYGSGLISSHGECSRVLAGGCEVKDFNLDAVLNQEFQTSEMQPVLYAVESFDQIYEATKQAESRLA from the coding sequence ATGGGAATCGCAACCTCAACGCTGAATCTGGCACAAGGCAAGCTGAACGTCGCCGCACCCTACCTCATCGAACAAACCTGGGCGGGCTATACCCCGGAGCAGCACGCCGTCTGGAGCGAACTCGTAACGCGCCGCATGCCCCAGCTTCGCGAGCACGCCTGCCAGGAGTATCTCGACGGCTTCCAGCAGATTGGACTCCGCGAAGACCAGCTGCCCAACCTCTCCGAGGTTAGCGCGCTCCTCCAGCCTCGCACCGGCTGGCAGTCCACCCCGGTCAGCGGCTTCCTCCCCGCCGCCGCCTTCTTCGAGATGCTGGCCGCCCGTATGTTCCCCACCACCACCTGGCTCCGCTCGCGCGACTCCATGGAGTACACCCCAGAGCCGGACATCTTTCACGACGTCTTCGGCCACGTCCCCATGCACGCCCACCCCGTCTTCGCCGACTTCCTCGAACACTACGGCAAGGTCTGCGCCCGCCTCACCGACCCGCAAGCGCTTGAGCGCATGGGCCGCCTCTTCTGGTTCACCGTCGAGTTCGGCCTCATCCGCCAGAACGGCGAGATCAAGGTCTACGGCAGCGGCCTCATCTCCTCCCACGGCGAGTGCTCCCGTGTGCTCGCCGGAGGATGCGAGGTCAAGGACTTCAACCTCGACGCCGTACTCAACCAGGAGTTCCAGACCAGCGAGATGCAGCCCGTCCTCTACGCCGTCGAGTCCTTCGATCAGATCTACGAGGCAACCAAGCAGGCCGAAAGCAGGCTGGCCTGA
- a CDS encoding PEP-CTERM sorting domain-containing protein gives MRRFAYLLLLVIFVSVSASCVSASTDCERWFVAYRHELAHSRQLQRIAAAKRRAKLYAQGKIQVQPKPKLVPAVASGPRMTRPQTLHRINLACGVLPDGGGDEPLVAEETPAPFHSKLRPNDGIDLLPSGLGEMVAANDVPPPPSYEGVSPETPSQGGPPVYFPGFGGGGVGPGTPGKGVTVPPGTTGTPGTPGTPGTPGTPGTPGTPGLPGTPGTPSAPPPTIPVVPEPSSYVLVLTGVVGAAGAIRRRFKA, from the coding sequence ATGCGTCGCTTTGCCTATCTTCTGCTTCTGGTGATCTTTGTCAGTGTATCTGCATCATGCGTAAGCGCATCGACCGACTGCGAGCGGTGGTTTGTCGCTTATCGCCACGAACTGGCGCACTCCCGTCAGCTCCAGCGCATCGCTGCTGCAAAGCGTCGCGCCAAGCTGTACGCCCAGGGCAAGATCCAGGTTCAGCCGAAGCCGAAGCTTGTTCCTGCCGTCGCAAGTGGTCCCCGCATGACCCGCCCGCAGACGCTCCACCGCATCAACCTGGCGTGCGGCGTTCTACCCGACGGTGGCGGCGATGAGCCTCTCGTGGCAGAGGAGACACCTGCTCCCTTCCACTCCAAACTCCGTCCCAACGACGGTATAGATCTGCTGCCATCCGGTCTCGGCGAGATGGTTGCCGCCAATGACGTTCCACCTCCTCCTTCCTATGAAGGTGTCTCCCCGGAGACTCCATCGCAAGGCGGCCCACCCGTCTACTTCCCAGGCTTCGGCGGCGGTGGAGTCGGACCCGGCACTCCCGGAAAAGGGGTGACGGTTCCTCCCGGTACCACCGGAACTCCCGGTACACCCGGAACACCAGGAACCCCCGGAACCCCCGGAACACCAGGCACACCCGGGCTGCCTGGAACTCCCGGTACCCCGAGTGCGCCTCCTCCGACGATTCCGGTTGTTCCAGAGCCTTCCAGCTACGTCCTCGTGCTGACCGGAGTAGTCGGCGCAGCCGGTGCGATTCGCCGCAGATTCAAAGCCTAA